In one Umezawaea sp. Da 62-37 genomic region, the following are encoded:
- a CDS encoding LLM class flavin-dependent oxidoreductase, whose protein sequence is MKFLVITLITHTPDPRTGVLKPTTDRLREVVDNAVLVEELGFDGYGVGERHERPFISSSPPVMLSHIAARTSTIRLFTAVTTLSLLDPVRAFEDYSTLDHLSGGRLELMIGKGNGAAQAELFHVTTADQWERNREGYELFRRLWREDKVTWEGKFRPPLREAETWPRPLQQPIRTWHGSATSKDSVELAAKWGDPLFSANVTNPIGPYAELIAFYRERWAFHGHDPADAIVGAGSAGYFAAKTSQEAVDTYRPIFESRLATSTRLGLHPVFTSVEDLVERSSALVGSPEQIVDKVHRYHERFGHEVLHIPADRDGLTDRQHRDTLELFQSDIAPVLRTSLPSRDLW, encoded by the coding sequence ATGAAGTTCCTCGTCATCACGCTGATCACGCACACGCCCGACCCCCGGACCGGGGTGCTCAAACCCACCACGGACCGGCTGCGGGAGGTGGTCGACAACGCCGTGCTCGTCGAGGAACTGGGGTTCGACGGGTACGGGGTGGGGGAGCGGCACGAGCGGCCGTTCATCTCGTCCTCGCCGCCGGTCATGCTCAGCCACATCGCCGCGCGCACGTCGACCATCCGGCTGTTCACCGCCGTCACCACGCTCAGCCTGCTCGACCCGGTGCGCGCGTTCGAGGACTACTCGACGCTCGACCACCTGTCCGGCGGCAGGCTGGAGCTGATGATCGGCAAGGGCAACGGCGCCGCGCAGGCCGAGCTGTTCCACGTCACGACGGCCGACCAGTGGGAGCGCAACCGCGAGGGCTACGAGCTGTTCCGGCGGCTCTGGCGCGAGGACAAGGTGACGTGGGAGGGGAAGTTCCGCCCGCCACTGCGCGAGGCCGAGACCTGGCCGCGTCCGCTGCAGCAGCCGATCCGGACCTGGCACGGCAGCGCCACCAGCAAGGACTCCGTGGAGCTCGCCGCCAAGTGGGGCGATCCGCTGTTCTCCGCGAACGTCACCAACCCCATCGGGCCGTACGCCGAGCTGATCGCCTTCTACCGCGAGCGCTGGGCGTTCCACGGCCACGACCCGGCCGACGCGATCGTGGGCGCGGGCAGCGCCGGGTACTTCGCGGCGAAGACCTCGCAGGAGGCGGTCGACACCTACCGGCCTATCTTCGAGTCCCGGCTGGCCACCTCGACCCGGCTGGGCCTGCACCCGGTGTTCACGTCGGTGGAGGACCTGGTCGAGCGCAGCTCCGCGCTCGTCGGCAGCCCGGAGCAGATCGTCGACAAGGTGCACCGCTACCACGAGCGCTTCGGCCACGAGGTGCTGCACATCCCCGCCGACCGCGACGGCCTGACCGATCGCCAGCACCGCGACACCCTGGAGCTGTTCCAGTCCGACATCGCCCCGGTGCTGCGGACGTCCCTGCCCAGCCGCGACCTCTGGTGA
- a CDS encoding beta-ketoacyl-[acyl-carrier-protein] synthase family protein, with the protein MHEERQSPRRVVITGLGVVTSIGIGVTEFLAGLRAGRSGVKPITSFDTTGFAHSNGAEIDEFDPADWLERAEPAELGRASQFSAAAARMAVADAGMSLDEVRDRRALVSVGTTDAESRDLDNLIGVQIEQGPERLDPVIARRSTAGRLSSSIVRELGLTDVEAVTIPTACAAGNYAIGYGFDAIRDGDVDVSLCGGADAVCRKTFTGFYRLGTIAPEVCQPFERDRKGILTGEGAGILLMESLDSALARGARIYAEVLGYGLNCDANHPVAPDRDSLARCIELAHRNAGVKPEDIDFISAHGTGTKANDVTESGAIRQVFETPPPTISIKGMLGHTMGAASALGSAACALAIKEGFIPPTINHHETDPECGVDCVPNVAREARLEVVQNNALAFAGNNAVLILGRYRDAV; encoded by the coding sequence ATGCACGAAGAGCGCCAGTCACCCCGCCGAGTGGTGATCACCGGTCTGGGTGTGGTCACGAGCATCGGCATCGGTGTGACCGAGTTCCTGGCGGGCCTGCGGGCCGGTCGCAGCGGCGTCAAGCCGATCACGTCTTTCGACACCACCGGGTTCGCCCACTCCAACGGCGCCGAGATCGACGAGTTCGATCCGGCGGACTGGTTGGAGCGGGCGGAACCGGCGGAGCTGGGGCGGGCGAGCCAGTTCTCCGCGGCCGCGGCCCGGATGGCCGTGGCCGACGCCGGCATGTCGCTGGACGAGGTGCGCGACCGCCGGGCCCTGGTGTCGGTCGGCACGACCGACGCCGAGTCGCGGGACCTGGACAACCTGATCGGCGTCCAGATCGAGCAGGGCCCCGAACGGCTCGACCCGGTCATCGCCCGGCGGTCGACGGCGGGCAGGCTGTCCTCCAGCATCGTCCGCGAGCTGGGCCTGACCGACGTCGAGGCCGTCACCATCCCGACCGCGTGCGCGGCGGGCAACTACGCCATCGGCTACGGCTTCGACGCGATCCGCGACGGGGACGTGGACGTGTCCCTGTGCGGTGGCGCGGACGCCGTGTGCCGCAAGACGTTCACCGGGTTCTACCGGCTCGGCACGATCGCCCCCGAGGTGTGCCAGCCGTTCGAACGCGACCGCAAGGGCATCCTCACCGGCGAGGGGGCGGGCATCCTCCTCATGGAGAGCCTGGACTCCGCGCTGGCCCGCGGCGCCCGGATCTACGCCGAGGTGCTCGGCTACGGCCTCAACTGCGACGCGAACCACCCGGTCGCGCCGGACCGCGACAGCCTGGCCCGGTGCATCGAGCTGGCGCACCGCAACGCGGGCGTGAAGCCGGAGGACATCGACTTCATCTCCGCGCACGGCACCGGCACGAAGGCCAACGACGTCACCGAGTCCGGTGCCATCAGGCAGGTCTTCGAGACGCCGCCGCCGACCATCTCGATCAAGGGGATGCTCGGGCACACCATGGGCGCGGCCAGCGCGCTCGGCTCGGCCGCCTGCGCGCTCGCGATCAAGGAGGGGTTCATCCCCCCGACGATCAACCACCACGAGACCGACCCCGAGTGCGGCGTCGACTGCGTGCCGAACGTGGCGCGCGAGGCCCGGCTCGAGGTCGTGCAGAACAACGCCCTGGCGTTCGCGGGCAACAACGCGGTGCTGATCCTCGGTCGGTACCGGGACGCCGTCTGA
- a CDS encoding AfsR/SARP family transcriptional regulator: MQIQILGAVALAHGDRRIGVAARQVRTLLALLALSPGTPVPFDRLVEELWAGKTMGNARNALQANVVRLRKLLEGVADRPGDELVRTLGSGYVLDVDADSIDAYRFRDLADLGSSCVTRRPAEAIDLLERALRLWRGPALFDVGDGLRFRIEAARLDERRLSAREDLIAAKLANGEDRGVVSELKQLAAEYPERERFSEQLMVALYRNGRQTEALDVFHHTRKRLAAELGLEPGHALRELYQAILVHDQVLL, encoded by the coding sequence ATGCAGATTCAGATTCTGGGTGCCGTCGCGCTCGCTCATGGAGATCGACGGATCGGAGTCGCTGCCCGGCAGGTTCGTACTCTTCTCGCCTTGCTCGCGCTGTCTCCTGGAACACCCGTCCCATTTGACCGACTGGTGGAGGAACTGTGGGCCGGAAAGACGATGGGCAATGCGAGGAACGCACTCCAGGCGAATGTGGTGCGTTTGCGAAAATTATTGGAAGGAGTGGCGGACCGTCCAGGGGATGAACTCGTCCGAACACTGGGCAGTGGTTATGTGCTCGACGTCGACGCCGATTCCATCGACGCCTACCGCTTCCGCGACCTGGCCGACCTCGGGTCCAGCTGCGTGACCCGCAGGCCCGCCGAGGCCATCGACCTGCTCGAGCGCGCGCTGCGGCTGTGGCGCGGTCCGGCCCTCTTCGACGTCGGTGACGGGCTGCGCTTCCGGATCGAGGCCGCCCGCCTCGACGAGCGCAGGCTGAGCGCCAGGGAGGACCTCATCGCCGCCAAGCTCGCCAACGGCGAGGACCGCGGCGTCGTCTCCGAGCTCAAGCAGCTCGCCGCCGAGTACCCCGAGCGCGAGCGCTTCAGCGAGCAGCTGATGGTCGCCCTCTACCGCAACGGTCGCCAGACCGAGGCGCTCGACGTGTTCCACCACACCCGCAAGCGGCTCGCGGCCGAACTCGGCCTCGAACCCGGTCACGCGCTGCGTGAGCTCTACCAGGCGATCCTCGTCCACGACCAGGTTCTGCTGTGA
- a CDS encoding acyl carrier protein — MTIDENQKSQIKEIVSEILEIDPAEMTDTSLFKEDHDADSLGAIEILSALERTFGVEIDQAELTRMVNLEGVIAVVAEAAAAK, encoded by the coding sequence GTGACGATCGACGAGAACCAGAAGTCACAGATCAAGGAAATCGTCTCGGAAATCCTCGAGATCGACCCCGCGGAGATGACCGACACCAGCCTGTTCAAAGAGGACCACGACGCCGACAGCCTCGGCGCCATCGAGATCCTCTCCGCTCTCGAGCGCACCTTCGGCGTCGAGATCGACCAGGCCGAACTGACCCGCATGGTCAACCTCGAGGGCGTCATCGCCGTCGTGGCCGAAGCAGCAGCCGCCAAGTAG
- a CDS encoding thioesterase family protein: MSQTATPEHLTTSQIRPRYEGSNICTWIGFKHVNYMVEEAVLDHLRQRGFPAGALYERYGLCTDITDLDTKILTAFHIDDLATATVREVAHDGPELRLAVEFTVDRGKPVKAVKSKVSVSLRLDPHGFDAEEAPSELLPHVVASISAEDKGVMPITVGDSDPLDLLTAGRNAFGWAWRMPYFYCHFTERVQMSGYLRQMEEILDLFVEDRGVSIKTLLDEQNWIPVVPHSRITFLAEAKMEETLYTVFTVENVFKRYTFTARMDCYVLRDGVLVPTATGKITHGWAVIENRKDWSLVNFDDRLTDALTGKAGVISGRGTV; the protein is encoded by the coding sequence GTGAGCCAGACCGCCACCCCCGAACACCTGACGACCTCGCAGATCCGGCCCCGCTACGAGGGTTCGAACATCTGCACCTGGATCGGCTTCAAGCACGTCAACTACATGGTCGAGGAAGCCGTGCTGGACCACCTGCGCCAGCGCGGGTTCCCGGCGGGCGCCCTCTACGAGCGCTACGGCCTCTGCACCGACATCACCGACCTGGACACCAAGATCCTCACCGCGTTCCACATCGACGACCTGGCAACGGCCACGGTCCGCGAGGTGGCGCACGACGGCCCCGAGCTGCGGCTGGCCGTCGAGTTCACGGTGGACCGGGGCAAGCCGGTGAAGGCCGTCAAGTCCAAGGTCTCCGTGTCGCTGCGCCTCGACCCGCACGGGTTCGACGCCGAGGAGGCGCCCTCCGAGCTGCTGCCGCACGTCGTCGCCTCGATCTCGGCCGAGGACAAGGGCGTCATGCCGATCACCGTCGGCGACTCCGACCCGCTCGACCTGCTCACCGCGGGCCGCAACGCGTTCGGCTGGGCGTGGCGGATGCCGTACTTCTACTGCCACTTCACCGAGCGCGTGCAGATGTCGGGCTACCTCCGCCAGATGGAGGAGATCCTCGACCTGTTCGTCGAGGACCGCGGCGTCTCGATCAAGACCCTGCTCGACGAGCAGAACTGGATCCCGGTCGTGCCGCACTCGCGGATCACGTTCCTGGCCGAGGCCAAGATGGAGGAGACCCTCTACACGGTCTTCACCGTCGAGAACGTCTTCAAGCGCTACACGTTCACCGCCCGGATGGACTGCTACGTGCTGCGCGACGGCGTGCTCGTCCCCACCGCCACCGGCAAGATCACCCACGGCTGGGCCGTGATCGAGAACCGCAAGGACTGGAGCCTGGTCAACTTCGACGACCGGCTCACCGACGCCCTCACCGGCAAGGCGGGCGTCATCTCCGGCCGCGGAACGGTCTGA
- a CDS encoding DUF1684 domain-containing protein: MSDDLRADWAEWHDHREAELRSPHGWLSLAGLHWLDERPRRFPGVPGEWHTGGSAARVTATADEGLVVDGSPLDGTAEVVVEEQESTIFASYGDVRLEVALRSGTYVLRPRDPEAPALRTFTGVPAYEVRPEYVVEARFTPYGAPRAIVVGSAQEGLEQDSTVDGELVFTLGGVEQRLAASVDGDTVDLRFSDTTSGTSTAGWRALTGSLRDGRAVLDFNRARNMPSAFSPHGTCPRPPEGNVITVPVEAGELKPA; this comes from the coding sequence ATGAGCGACGATCTCCGGGCCGACTGGGCCGAGTGGCACGACCACCGGGAAGCCGAACTGCGCAGCCCGCACGGGTGGCTGAGCCTGGCCGGGCTGCACTGGCTGGACGAGCGGCCCCGCCGCTTCCCCGGAGTGCCCGGCGAGTGGCACACCGGCGGTTCCGCCGCACGGGTGACCGCGACCGCCGACGAGGGGCTCGTGGTCGACGGCTCCCCGCTCGACGGCACGGCCGAGGTCGTGGTCGAGGAGCAGGAGTCGACGATCTTCGCCTCCTACGGCGACGTGCGCCTCGAAGTCGCGTTGCGGTCCGGCACCTACGTGCTGCGCCCGCGCGACCCGGAGGCCCCGGCCCTGCGGACGTTCACCGGCGTGCCCGCCTACGAGGTCCGGCCCGAGTACGTCGTCGAGGCCCGGTTCACGCCCTACGGCGCACCGCGGGCGATCGTGGTCGGATCCGCCCAGGAGGGGCTGGAGCAGGACTCCACTGTGGACGGTGAGCTGGTGTTCACCCTCGGCGGTGTCGAGCAGCGGCTGGCCGCCTCCGTCGACGGCGACACCGTGGACCTCCGGTTCAGCGACACCACCAGCGGCACGTCGACCGCCGGGTGGCGGGCCCTCACCGGATCGCTGCGCGACGGCCGCGCGGTGCTGGACTTCAACCGGGCCAGGAACATGCCCTCCGCGTTCTCGCCCCACGGCACCTGCCCTCGACCGCCGGAGGGCAACGTGATCACCGTGCCCGTCGAGGCGGGCGAGCTGAAGCCGGCGTGA
- a CDS encoding DEAD/DEAH box helicase: MTPEVTDVPAVVDATEAIDTTEDRTTFADLALRPELLKALTTLGYEEPTPIQREAIPPLLEGKDLLGQAATGTGKTAAFALPVLQKLAESDRRTTAPLALVLVPTRELAVQVCEAVHKYGRDLGARVLPIYGGQPIGRQLQALERGVDVVVATPGRAIDHIGRGTLKLDSLEIVVLDEADEMLDMGFAEDIESILQETPESRQTVLFSATMPPRIDKLARQHLKDPVRITIGREQTAPGEAPRVRQSAYIVPRAHKPAALGRVLDVEAPTAAIVFCRTRDEVDQLTETLNGRGYRAESLHGGISQEQRDRVMGRLRNGTADLLVATDVAARGLDIEQLTHVVNYNVPSAPESYVHRIGRVGRAGREGVAITLAEPREHGMLKTIERVTKQRIPVEKVPTVADLKARRLELTRAALHESLLEDQLEGFRVVVETLTDEFDLMEIALAAVKLAHEASGAAAEEEEEIPDVSARLDRPGRGSAEPGNRRERRPRTPTAGMTRLFFGAGRSAGIRPQDLVGAIAGEAKLKGRDIGAIEIADRFSLVEVPESAAQSVIVALRGATVKGRKVSVRLERDQAG; the protein is encoded by the coding sequence ATGACCCCCGAAGTGACCGACGTGCCCGCCGTTGTCGACGCGACCGAAGCGATCGACACGACCGAGGACCGGACGACGTTCGCCGACCTGGCGCTGCGGCCCGAACTCCTCAAGGCGCTGACGACCCTCGGCTACGAAGAGCCGACGCCCATCCAGCGCGAGGCGATCCCGCCACTGCTGGAGGGCAAGGACCTGCTCGGCCAGGCCGCGACCGGCACCGGCAAGACCGCCGCGTTCGCGCTGCCGGTGCTGCAGAAGCTGGCCGAGTCGGATCGGCGCACGACCGCCCCGCTGGCCCTGGTGCTGGTGCCGACCCGCGAACTCGCGGTGCAGGTGTGCGAGGCCGTGCACAAGTACGGCCGCGACCTGGGCGCCCGCGTGCTCCCCATCTACGGCGGCCAGCCCATCGGCCGCCAGCTCCAGGCCCTGGAGCGCGGTGTCGACGTCGTCGTCGCCACGCCGGGCCGGGCCATCGACCACATCGGTCGCGGCACGCTGAAGCTCGACAGCCTGGAGATCGTCGTCCTCGACGAGGCCGACGAGATGCTCGACATGGGCTTCGCCGAGGACATCGAGAGCATCCTCCAGGAGACCCCCGAGTCCCGGCAGACGGTGCTGTTCTCCGCCACGATGCCGCCGCGCATCGACAAGCTGGCCCGCCAGCACCTGAAGGACCCGGTGCGGATCACGATCGGGCGCGAGCAGACCGCGCCCGGCGAGGCCCCCCGCGTCCGCCAGAGCGCGTACATCGTGCCCCGCGCGCACAAGCCCGCCGCGCTGGGCCGCGTGCTCGACGTGGAGGCGCCCACCGCCGCGATCGTCTTCTGCCGCACCCGCGACGAGGTCGACCAGCTGACCGAGACCCTCAACGGCCGCGGCTACCGGGCGGAGTCGCTGCACGGCGGCATCAGCCAGGAGCAGCGCGACCGGGTCATGGGCAGGCTGCGCAACGGCACGGCCGACCTGCTGGTCGCGACGGACGTCGCCGCCCGCGGCCTGGACATCGAGCAGCTCACCCACGTGGTGAACTACAACGTCCCGTCCGCCCCCGAGTCCTACGTGCACCGCATCGGCCGCGTCGGCCGCGCGGGCCGCGAGGGCGTGGCCATCACGCTGGCCGAGCCCCGCGAGCACGGGATGCTCAAGACCATCGAGCGGGTCACCAAGCAGAGGATCCCGGTCGAGAAGGTCCCCACGGTCGCGGACCTCAAGGCCCGCAGGCTGGAGCTGACCCGCGCGGCGCTGCACGAGAGCCTGCTGGAGGACCAGCTCGAGGGCTTCCGGGTCGTCGTGGAGACGCTGACCGACGAGTTCGACCTCATGGAGATCGCGCTCGCGGCCGTGAAGCTGGCCCACGAGGCCTCCGGTGCCGCCGCGGAAGAGGAGGAGGAGATCCCGGACGTGTCCGCGCGTCTCGACCGCCCCGGCCGCGGGTCCGCCGAGCCCGGCAACCGGCGTGAGCGCAGGCCGCGCACGCCCACCGCGGGCATGACCCGGCTGTTCTTCGGCGCGGGCCGCAGCGCGGGCATCCGGCCGCAGGACCTGGTCGGCGCCATCGCGGGCGAGGCCAAGCTCAAGGGCCGCGACATCGGCGCGATCGAGATCGCGGACCGGTTCTCGCTGGTGGAGGTGCCCGAGTCGGCGGCGCAGTCGGTGATCGTCGCCCTGCGCGGCGCGACGGTCAAGGGCCGCAAGGTGTCCGTGCGCCTGGAACGCGACCAGGCAGGCTGA
- a CDS encoding Lsr2 family protein, whose amino-acid sequence MGRRVTVEVVDDLDGSTAEGVATIGFGLDGVEYEIDLGPANAARLREVLRRYAVCARRVLRDAEPAVRGALPSPVRSLDVEELRAVRAWARGRGFSVSDRGRLSEAVLSAYEDAHPNARKPVSPPGHKLWNWPVT is encoded by the coding sequence GTGGGTCGAAGGGTCACCGTCGAGGTCGTTGACGACCTGGACGGGAGCACTGCGGAGGGCGTCGCCACCATCGGTTTCGGGTTGGACGGCGTCGAGTACGAGATCGATCTGGGTCCGGCGAACGCGGCCAGGCTCCGCGAGGTGCTCCGGAGGTATGCGGTGTGCGCGCGTCGGGTGCTGCGGGATGCCGAACCCGCTGTTCGCGGCGCTCTGCCGAGTCCCGTGCGCAGCCTTGACGTGGAGGAACTCCGGGCGGTGCGGGCGTGGGCGCGGGGGAGGGGGTTCAGCGTCTCGGACCGCGGGCGGCTGTCCGAGGCCGTGCTCAGCGCCTATGAGGACGCTCATCCGAACGCGCGCAAACCCGTGTCGCCACCAGGCCACAAATTGTGGAACTGGCCGGTAACGTAA
- a CDS encoding AfsR/SARP family transcriptional regulator: MSPLLEFRILGPVEVLNDGEEVPLDGSKPRTVLAALLLADNGTVSDSEMSDFLWGHHPPATFNAQIYTYVSRLRKTLLHEVGITRRSRGYDIRLGNCRFDLWEFEEQARLGQNALAAGRYEESAGLLRSALSSWRGPALSGVSEHLTDAEGPRLEEARIAVLESRIEADLALGRHAQLLPELTRLVRQHPLQERFRAQLMTTFYRCNRQADALVLYEEGRRMLADELGIDPGSLLRQVHLAILTADPVLQVPHALRVGVG, from the coding sequence GTGAGTCCGTTGCTGGAGTTCCGGATCCTGGGGCCGGTCGAGGTGCTGAACGACGGGGAGGAGGTGCCACTGGACGGCTCGAAGCCGCGCACCGTGCTGGCGGCGCTGCTGCTCGCCGACAACGGGACCGTCTCCGACTCGGAGATGAGCGACTTCCTGTGGGGCCACCACCCGCCCGCCACGTTCAACGCGCAGATCTACACATACGTGTCCCGACTGCGCAAGACATTGCTCCACGAAGTCGGCATAACCCGTCGGTCGCGCGGGTACGACATCCGGCTCGGGAATTGCCGCTTCGACCTGTGGGAATTCGAGGAACAGGCGAGACTCGGCCAGAACGCGTTGGCCGCCGGGCGGTACGAGGAATCCGCCGGATTGCTGCGCTCGGCGTTGTCGTCGTGGCGGGGGCCCGCGTTGTCGGGGGTTTCCGAACACCTCACCGACGCCGAGGGGCCGCGGCTGGAGGAGGCCCGCATCGCGGTACTGGAGAGCCGCATCGAGGCCGACCTCGCGCTGGGCAGGCACGCCCAGTTGCTGCCCGAGCTGACCAGGCTGGTGCGCCAGCACCCGTTGCAGGAACGGTTCCGCGCGCAGCTCATGACCACCTTCTACCGCTGCAACAGGCAGGCGGACGCCCTCGTGCTCTACGAGGAGGGCAGGCGGATGCTCGCCGACGAGCTGGGCATCGACCCCGGTTCGCTGCTGCGCCAGGTGCACCTCGCGATCCTCACCGCGGACCCGGTCCTCCAGGTTCCGCACGCGCTGCGCGTCGGTGTGGGCTGA
- a CDS encoding alpha/beta hydrolase, with protein sequence MVRVLLLHGLAGKPAVWDPVIAALPDGVEFTNVELPWHGMSDGTWAHHPDPVRLVVDAVRPEHDVVVAHSFGATLLAEAYADGRVPARPSVLLCPFHRSSAAEFDWSTISYYLNDFHRTFEEAMRVGETARFPERRRAWLARALRDQVGPYGWMRWFETYLRSPFLDFSGVGAPLLVLSGVDDIAARPEDGRALAKSLPHGGFELLDGCGHFPMLEQPDRVAALIRDFLDDAWS encoded by the coding sequence ATGGTCCGGGTCCTGCTGCTGCACGGGCTCGCGGGCAAGCCCGCCGTGTGGGACCCGGTGATCGCGGCGCTGCCCGACGGCGTCGAGTTCACCAACGTCGAGCTGCCGTGGCACGGCATGTCCGACGGCACGTGGGCCCACCACCCCGATCCGGTGCGGCTCGTCGTGGACGCGGTGCGCCCGGAGCACGACGTGGTGGTGGCGCACTCGTTCGGCGCCACCCTGCTCGCCGAGGCGTACGCCGACGGACGCGTGCCCGCGCGGCCGTCGGTGCTCCTCTGCCCGTTCCACCGGTCGTCGGCCGCCGAGTTCGACTGGTCGACGATCTCGTACTACCTGAACGACTTCCACCGCACCTTCGAAGAGGCCATGCGGGTCGGCGAGACCGCCCGCTTCCCGGAGAGGCGCCGTGCGTGGCTCGCCCGCGCGCTGCGCGACCAGGTCGGCCCCTACGGCTGGATGCGGTGGTTCGAGACCTACCTGCGGTCGCCGTTCCTCGACTTCTCCGGAGTGGGGGCACCGCTGCTCGTGCTGTCCGGTGTCGACGACATCGCCGCCCGCCCCGAGGACGGGCGAGCTCTCGCGAAGTCTTTGCCGCACGGCGGTTTCGAGCTGCTCGACGGCTGCGGCCACTTCCCGATGCTGGAACAGCCCGACCGGGTCGCGGCGCTGATCCGCGATTTCCTCGACGACGCCTGGAGTTGA
- a CDS encoding beta-ketoacyl synthase N-terminal-like domain-containing protein, whose amino-acid sequence MTATTPVDRTGRLVFSAWSAVSPYGIGGDAFAAGVVAGRDATTELDQETYPGPYPRAGLVPEFTAAGALGRKGTRTMDRVTAIAVSAVGQVIESCGPELLAEPDRVGLVLGTGSGSVQSIMDFTKDSLTGVKPYHVDPALFPNTVMNRAAGQSAIWHGIKGPNTTIAGGALTGLLALSYAMRLYRGGHCDRALLGAAEEYSVQRAWLEWHGRTGDGVAPSLGEGGAVFLLEPKAAAEGAGRTSLAAVLATGFRAFAEPVDARKAVEDCVRAALTRAGASAADVRLVAPAGGEFETAEDAGVTDALDGGAPEFVRCGQLFGDTSAAGASFQLAAVLAKGGGGIALVTGVDRDGTVGCAVLELAG is encoded by the coding sequence GTGACCGCCACGACTCCCGTCGACCGCACGGGTCGACTCGTCTTCTCGGCCTGGTCCGCCGTGTCGCCGTACGGCATCGGCGGCGACGCCTTCGCCGCGGGCGTCGTGGCGGGCCGGGACGCGACCACCGAACTCGACCAGGAGACCTACCCCGGCCCGTACCCGCGGGCCGGGCTGGTCCCCGAGTTCACCGCCGCGGGCGCGCTGGGCCGCAAGGGCACCCGCACGATGGACCGGGTCACCGCCATCGCGGTCTCGGCCGTCGGGCAGGTCATCGAGAGCTGCGGTCCCGAGCTGCTGGCCGAGCCCGACCGCGTCGGTCTGGTGCTGGGCACCGGGTCCGGCAGCGTGCAGTCCATCATGGACTTCACCAAGGACTCGCTGACCGGCGTCAAGCCCTACCACGTCGACCCGGCGCTGTTCCCGAACACGGTGATGAACCGCGCCGCCGGGCAGAGCGCGATCTGGCACGGCATCAAGGGCCCCAACACCACCATCGCGGGCGGCGCGCTGACCGGCCTGCTCGCGCTGAGCTACGCCATGCGGCTCTACCGCGGCGGGCACTGCGACCGGGCGCTGCTCGGCGCGGCCGAGGAGTACTCGGTGCAGCGCGCCTGGCTGGAGTGGCACGGGCGCACCGGCGACGGCGTCGCGCCGTCGCTCGGCGAGGGCGGCGCGGTGTTCCTGCTGGAGCCCAAGGCCGCCGCGGAGGGCGCGGGACGCACGTCGCTCGCGGCCGTGCTGGCCACCGGGTTCCGGGCGTTCGCCGAGCCCGTCGACGCGCGCAAGGCCGTCGAGGACTGCGTGCGGGCCGCGCTGACCCGTGCGGGCGCGTCCGCCGCCGACGTGCGGCTGGTCGCCCCCGCGGGCGGTGAGTTCGAGACCGCCGAGGACGCGGGCGTCACCGACGCGCTCGACGGCGGGGCGCCGGAGTTCGTCCGGTGCGGACAGCTGTTCGGCGACACCTCCGCCGCGGGGGCCAGCTTCCAGCTCGCCGCCGTGCTCGCCAAGGGCGGCGGCGGCATCGCGCTGGTGACCGGCGTCGACCGCGACGGCACGGTCGGGTGCGCGGTGCTGGAGCTCGCCGGATGA
- a CDS encoding acyl carrier protein has protein sequence MTAPQFAATLDGNPRARTGEIVSEILRITPFGMTSTNLFKEEHDADGPGTVEILSAPERAFDIGIDRAEPTLVVDVDGVVAVAEEASTVN, from the coding sequence ATGACAGCCCCGCAGTTCGCCGCGACGCTCGACGGGAATCCGAGGGCGCGGACCGGGGAAATAGTTTCCGAAATCCTCCGGATCACCCCCTTCGGGATGACGTCGACAAATCTCTTCAAAGAGGAGCACGACGCGGACGGCCCAGGTACCGTCGAAATCCTGTCGGCGCCGGAACGCGCCTTCGACATCGGGATCGACCGGGCCGAGCCGACCCTCGTGGTCGACGTCGACGGCGTGGTCGCCGTCGCCGAAGAAGCGTCAACCGTCAATTAA
- a CDS encoding DUF2203 domain-containing protein: MGLFTIAEARAVLADLMPVLHDIVRLRADAAELAAAVSPGGGPTRLGGLPEWKAAQAELDELLTSVQQTGAELKGLAPLLVDFPSDLDGAPVLLCWLEGDTELSWYHRLDLGFAGRRRLA, encoded by the coding sequence ATGGGACTGTTCACCATCGCCGAGGCACGGGCCGTGCTGGCCGACCTCATGCCCGTGCTGCACGACATCGTCCGTCTGCGCGCCGACGCCGCGGAGCTCGCCGCCGCCGTCTCACCCGGCGGTGGACCGACCCGTCTGGGCGGCCTGCCGGAGTGGAAGGCCGCACAGGCTGAGCTGGACGAATTGCTCACCTCGGTGCAGCAGACAGGGGCCGAACTGAAGGGCCTGGCCCCCCTCCTCGTAGACTTCCCCTCGGACCTTGACGGCGCGCCGGTGCTGCTGTGCTGGTTGGAAGGCGACACCGAGCTCAGCTGGTACCACCGTCTCGACCTCGGTTTCGCAGGTAGGCGCCGGTTGGCCTGA